A single window of Periophthalmus magnuspinnatus isolate fPerMag1 chromosome 9, fPerMag1.2.pri, whole genome shotgun sequence DNA harbors:
- the LOC117376331 gene encoding phosphatidate cytidylyltransferase 2-like, with the protein MTELRHRGAKDGDPTLEQQASEDKGSDSELKAEKDGVSDSESKPDTGVPEVPVSADDTPEVLNKALSGLSSRWKNWWVRGILTLAMISFFFFIIYLGPMVLMMIVLCVQIKCFQEIITIGYSVYHSYHLPWFRTLSWYFLLCVNYFFYGETVTDYFFTLVQREEPLRILSKYHRFISFALYLSGFCMFVLSLVKKHYRLQFYMFGWTHVTLLIVVTQSHLIIHNLFEGMIWFIVPISSVICNDIMAYMFGFFFGRTPLIKLSPKKTWEGFIGGLFSTIVFCALLSYVMAGYRYFVCPVEFNNDLNSFQVDCEPSELFQLQDYALPSVLESVTGWRTVRLYPFQIHSIALSSFASIVGPFGGFFASGFKRAFKIKDFANTIPGHGGIMDRFDCQYLMATFVNVYIASFIRGPNPTKVIQQLMALRADQQLHIFNALKAHLIEKGLLPALEEIIA; encoded by the exons GGGTCAGACAGTGAGCTCAAGGCAGAGAAGGATGGAGTGTCTGACAGTGAGTCCAAGCCTGATACGGGGGTCCCAGAGGTGCCTGTGTCCGCCGATGACACCCCCGAAGTCCTAAACAAGGCCCTGTCTGGTCTGTCATCAAG GTGGAAGAACTGGTGGGTGAGAGGCATCCTGACACTAGCCATGATCTCGTTCTTTTTCTTCATCATTTACCTGGGGCCCATGGTGCTCATGATGATC GTCCTCTGTGTCCAGATCAAGTGCTTCCAAGAGATCATCACAATTGGATACAGTGTGTACCACTCCTACCACCTGCCCTGGTTCAGGACGCTCAGCTG GTACTTCTTATTGTGTGTGAACTACTTCTTCTATGGGGAGACAGTGACTGACTACTTCTTCACACTGGTGCAAAGAGAGGAGCCACTACGTATACTCAGCAAATACCACCGCTTCATATCATTCGCCCTCTACCTCAGCG GTTTCTGTATGTTTGTGCTCAGTCTGGTGAAGAAGCACTACCGCCTGCAGTTTTACATG TTTGGTTGGACCCACGTGACTTTGCTGATTGTGGTCACACAGTCTCACCTCATCATTCACAACCTGTTTGAGGGCATGATCTG GTTCATTGTGCCCATCTCCAGCGTGATCTGCAATGACATTATGGCCTACATGTTTGGATTCTTCTTTGGTCGTACTCCACTAATTAAG CTTTCTCCTAAAAAAACATGGGAAGGATTCATTGGAGGGTTATTCTCCACTATTGTGTTCTGTGCTCTG CTTTCGTATGTGATGGCGGGGTACCGGTACTTCGTGTGTCCTGTGGAGTTTAATAACGACTTGAACAGTTTCCAGGTGGACTGTGAGCCTTCAGAGTTGTTTCAGCTACAGGACTACGCTCTGCCCTCCGTCCTCGAGTCTGTCACTGGATGG AGGACAGTGAGGCTCTACCCATTCCAGATCCACAGCatcgctctctcctccttcgCCTCCATTGTGGGACCCTTTGGTGGATTCTTTGCCAGTGGCTTTAAGAGAGCTTTTAAAATCAAG GACTTTGCCAACACGATTCCTGGACACGGAGGCATCATGGATCGATTCGACTGCCAGTATCTGATGGCCACTTTTGTCAATGTTTACATCGCCAGCTTCATCAG GGGCCCCAATCCAACCAAAGTGATCCAGCAGCTCATGGCGCTTCGTGCCGACCAACAACTGCACATCTTCAACGCTCTCAAGGCCCATCTGATCGAGAAGGGCCTGCTCCCAGCTCTGGAGGAGATCATCGCTTAA